The DNA segment GATCGAataattatataatataattattcgtggaaatccttgggggaggcctttgtccagcagtggacgtctttcggctgaaacgaacgaacgaacgaacgataattATTCGATCCTAGACGTGATTTTCCTCAGACTAAAGGTATATTCACACTACTTCTACTTATGTGGCGTTCGGGAAAATTGAGAGGGGCGTATGCACTGTGCATTACCATTGGGGcataggggagacctaggagagttgtgacaatttttactttaggggccATATCTCGCTCAAAAATCATTCGAcagctatgaatcatacaaattaatgtagcgccgttccttctgtttttaaaacaatcaccaaagttaactaaagtgttagggtttctaagaaaatcaccaaaatcttagaccaatccctctgtcacaactctcctaccaccgaggtaagttgtgacaggtaccgaggtgagttgtgacagcattgtatttcatctattagatataaaaataccataatactcaatcaaatatgtttttttagcaaaaaagtactttaatcatcctttagtaacaattaaaacaaatagttataggatgttgttacacagattgagccacatttctccagctttTATTTTTCTCCCACGGcactggattttttttaattatattttttagctaatatacctagtcacttaatatattttcttcttcttctgtaaaaataaaatagtcgcggtggtataatccatagacggagcttcgccttctgggtttacttgataagcctctttctttttaatatatcttgacaagtttagattgtaagaggtcgcagcatatcttaaactttaacccttttTAACCTAATCACTTCATAAACCAGGTCCTATATTTCGACTCCAGTAAGCAGTTCCTCTATATGGCATTCATGTATAGTTATTAGGCATTCAGAATCAAAAAAGTAGCAGCAggcaattatacaaattatgaacctactaacacacaaaaaaacatctaaaaacatcgtggaaatggtccatcagaaaaattaagtaagctaggagagttgtgacaggctgtcacaactctcctaggtgtttaaaatgacgacttggttcgaaaaatattttttattttctaaacacgatgcgcatacaaaatatcagtgctacattttgagacctgaataaccatgcaacttgagaaaaaataacacaacagtgcacatttactaaaacatgatataaattgaaataaaattttgacgaaaaacttacttttcgcatttttttgtacacatACGTCATATTTAAGTAACCGTGTCTCGTGCGCCGGCCGCAGGTACTTAgtcaagaagagcgtcttaaaagcgacaaacaagcattttttccagcttcctaactatattaagtaaggagaaatcgtccttgtcacaactcacctctgtcacaactctcctaggtctcccctacataATACGTCGTTTTTATGAGTCAGCATACATCGACCCGTCTCttcttaaaatctttatttttgttAAGAAGGTCTACTATCTACCTACTTTGTATTTTCTACAACAACAAGTTGGTCGACATTGGAAGGTATATGGCATTCAATGAACTTCCTTCCTCGTTAAATTCGGTAGAATAGGTAAACGTTTTTGAAGATAAGCAGGTAATGTTGGTATCTTCAATGGCACTTGTTTTtaacaagtaagtaggtatttataataAACGAGATACGAGAATCTTCCTTTAAAAACACACAAGGCCGCAAAAATTCAATGTCAAAGTCAGTATTTATTGACTTACAATTGCTTAGAAATTTTTGCAGATTAAGActgtgttgcaccatcttactttaactttgacaaacgtcaaaaatctgtcaaacttcacacaaaaaataccggttatcgtttagttacggtcaaagttaggtggtgcaactgagcttaAGTACACTATAACTAGTTTTTAGTTATGAAGAGCTCAAAACTAGATATGCTCATGACACTAACATTTGCTCCCAGTGAGATTCGAACCCGCAATCACAAGGCTGTCCAAcaaatattcgattgcaatgcGAATTACCTTTCACTAGTGCATGATGGGCAAGGTGAACTAGTCAACCACCTGTAGGTACGTGTTTACCTTTGGTATATCCGCTAGGTAGGTATCTTACATGTACAGTTATGAAAATaaggtaaaaatatattttttttaataataaaaaaaaccctaAGTCTTTTCTAAGGACGTAATCAATGATACTGACAATGTACTGTAATGATGTTGTTTCTGGGTGTTTAAACTCTatatattacaaaaaagttaaaccctGTCAATTTTAACCGGGGTTCAAACTGAgactaactttttgtaataagggggtatAAGTATGCACATTTTCTATTCTGTATAAGCGAAAACCTTATTTTTAATGCAGTATCAAACccttttaatgaaaaaaaagtttCCTTTTTTTACCAACCTACttatacaaaatataaataaaacttaagtaTCTAAGAATcaatttttgcaaaaaaattaaGAACGGATTATCAGCTGATCATTTTCAGTTGTCACCTACTTCATCATTTTCACCtacttcaaaaaataattatctttcacAGAAAGAAACTCAAAACACAATTCAAGTGAAAACATGGACTGTAATCATTTCAATTGATTGGTTTAATTTcaacaattaaatttatttcaatatttgttTAGAACCTATGAAATTGGGTCCAGATTTCAGCGTTGTTACAGAATCTACGACTGAAATGAGTTTGTTCCGGCATTTCTTCTCTGCACTTGCCAattttgtctcgaagcgctggtagggtccaaaaataaggagacatgtaaagtgccccttgggcttttttacttatttttgtagTGCGTGCCCAAAATATTGacctaaattgaataaatatttttgatttgatttgaaaactgCAAGAGCGTTTATTGTAAAAATCACCATAATAATTTATGCAATAAAGATTATCCTTTATATGCAAACTTAGGCCTGACAATTTTCATTCGGCATTACATTCGCAGATTTACCTATTAAAATTCACATGCGCACCTAATTGAATTGCATATTAGTGACTAGCTCACCTAAATACTGAGTAGCACAAGGTTCTATGCTCGTTTCGACATGGACTCTGATTTGAGAGTACTATATTTAATTTTGCTAGTAtacatgttatttaaaagtcattaaaataatacgtaacttaaaaaagtaacttacgcctgtattcacaaacgatgcttgcaagtgaagcagcaaatcgaacgcacagcattgagacctcatagtaatgattgtgtatacgggcgttaaaaataaatagtgtttgtttacaatagacatgttgacaccaccaatcaattgacgtactttttaaaactgtcaaaacgaaactctcccatagattttgtatggcactacaagcaagtgacgtcactattttgtcaactcaattaaactacttttttcaattacaatgcgaccaaaaatcgtaatttacagttaatttaaaattaattaagtttttaagaccagaatgaggggtattttaaaaaaagttgtggtatcgaattattggggtatggtgtcaaactgtctactactgaaataaaaattacttttcATAAGTTGAGAGAGATTCAGACCAAGAgcatcctcgttgtggattaaaagtaaagaaatgttttttttaagcaAAGCTCTCATACCTTATTCAAATTAGAAACTCTTTAACCTGTGATATTGAATGACATAAtgttttaagtcggttaaaatccTAATACAATTCGTCATAAAGTCATCGCTAAATATTTGAACTCTGTTTTGTCGATCTGGATAACTCAAAATTATTAAAGTAAGTACGTTTTCATAAGCATTTCTTGattaaatagtattttatttaacaataatgttagtgcattattttattgtgcTTGATAACCAACACTGATTAGGTTTTACATACTCGCGAAACAACttcatgaattatttgaaagtaatatgtttagttaatttattaaaaaaatatttaattaaccaACATGCTATTTGGTACTTACCATACAGTGGTCCCACCATGATGAGGTATAAAGCGATGACCAAAAATATTTGCATACGTCCATTCATAGCTCTAGGTCGCAGGGCAACCAAAACAGTATTGCACACGAGCCCGAACACATCACTGAATAGTTTCACACACTTGTTTCTGTTTGTCTCATCTTGCACCACATTACTATCCTCAGTCACCACATCTTCGAGTTTGAATATACcgtaaacaaaagaaaaaacatGTAAACACAATAACAACGAAAACACGCCGTAGTATCCCAGTGCGCGTAACAGAACACCGCTCAAAGCCGTTCCAGTCGGAGTCCCGAAACTGACAAATATCGTCACTATCCCCAAACGAAACGTCCTGTTTTCCACTGTAGTCCGGTCAGCCATGAAGCTGTACAttcccataaaaataattatgtagctgCCAGTCAGCGCGGCCGGCAGCGCTTCTATGAGAGCCGTCGCCTGTAGAGACAGCTCCTTGAAGTAGTACGTCGCTAAAAGTAGTCCCGAGTTCGTTATAATCTCCCCGACGAACGGGAAGAGTATGCAGATTTTCCGTTTTTTGTACTTGTCGCTCCACGCGCCGACGAACAAAACTAGAACCGCCGGTATCGCCGTCTGCAGAGGGAACTTCCAAGCCATCACCGTGGCTACGAGCGCTTGCACTTGATTCAGCTCCGCCTCCAGACCGGTCGTGTTGAGGTCCCTTATCCGGTCGCACACGTCGTCCCCGAAGTCATAGTGCACTCGGCACGATTTCTCCAAGTGCATATTCTGCACTGCCATCGATGAAAGTGAAGTGCACAGCATGTAAACAAACAAGCACGGCTCCACGGTTGTTTCGCGGAAGAAGCATTTCAGACCTTTCAATATACTTTTCGATTTCTCCATCCATGTTCCTTTCTTGATGTTTTTCGTCAGCAGCATTTTCGAGTTGGTCAGTTCTGAGACGCTGTATATTTTTTCAGTGCTCgcgttcattttttatttttcgtccCCGTGTCCGCCCAGTGGGCTGTGACTTTCCGAATGTGTCCAAAATCTTGAGCTATAAAATTCAGGTAGGTGTCGCGCGCTATGCGTGCATACGAGTCGCTCGCATCGCCGCTGTTGCGATAACATGGGCCTTACCGGCGACGACAccacttttaaataaatatctcatTTATCTTGCACCTCGTGTTACTGGAGTCATTTTTACGCTGCGAATCGTGAATAAAATTTTTACACTAATTACTGTGAACAGAGTTAGCTTGCCATTGTTATAATGAAGGCTGTGGCGTGGGCCAATGTCTTTTTATCGTTGGATAAGAATAATTATTCCGGTTTTATGTTAATAAGTAAGACTGTCAATGATATTTGCTTGGCTTTAGTTGTTATTTCACTTTAGCCGTGGAATCATCATGACTGAATCTTTAATTTAACGTGACTGAAAATTCAATAGCAAAGAAGTTACTGTGGTACTGAAATTGGTGCTCTATGAGTTCACACTCTTGTAAGGtggttaattttatttgtattacaatgagtaggtattatttttgttatttttaaaactttacttatcTAGGCACTTATGggagaatttaaataaataacaacttaaAAAATTCGTTCACCTTCGATCCTTATAATATTTGCATCGTATgacatacgagtaggtataattaaccttttatatgtttctcttatttttatttaaaaatagccGCACCATTGACCGCACGACTAAGAATAATTGCTTTGATAAAAAAGCGTTATTAAtgaacataattattaaaaacgtATTTCCCTAATTGCCATATTACAATTCCACACACATGAATTTTTGAATCTTCGACACCAAATTgccattaaaacaaaaaagcgtaaattattaaaaattatgttttaaaaaaaaacatgaactTATATTCTCGCCAGTAGAAACTGGTAATTTCGCAAAATTATTGGTACctgttttgattttttgattttgatttgataaagtgaaaaatacgttaCTCGATacgtatttttacttttacaaactaataaaaattaaaaaagataaagcgcgccaaagttcaaaagaagaggctagtgacgtcaaggagtgcttaaaaatgtagcactttgtgacgtcatgcAAAACTTCAATGCACCACAACTTGGTAgatacttgtttgattgacaaataaaaatttacgtgtcctatttttttttttgacggacttaaagttttttttaggaaactaggcTCCTATGAAACATCTTTATTCTTTGTAGGTATCCTTTACTAATAGATATTGCTTCAACAATAAAATTGCCTATGcaaacaaaattacatttaatgagGTGAACTGGAAGTGTGGCTTTGATGTGTTGCGCAGGCTCCGATCATTATGTAAGTAAAGTAGCTCGACCGGTGTACATACAGCACATCAGCCTTCACATTTTTGTTGCTAAATCGCCTTTATTCCAACCACATAAGGTACCACAACGTTGCGCtgaagtgccgtcgtctgtacaaatACCAACTAATGTTCCACTTGAACCCAATACTTTGCATCCGGATTTTAGTACCAGGCTTACCCAAATGCCGTTTAGCGAATCTAGAATACGTAATAGAACaatcgcagaattgctaaaatcaagtggcagtgggcggggcacatagctcgtaaagacgatggccgttggagcagaaaagttctcgagtggcgaccacgggctggaagacgtagcgtgggcaggcctcctactagaaggactgacgatctggtaaaagtcgcgggaagagcctggatgcgggcagcgcaggaccgtgcattgtggaaaaccttggaagTGGCCTTTGTACAGtacggctgaaccatttaagaacctagtaagggacACTTTTGCAGATTTTCGTTTTTTGTTATAAATCACCTTAGAATTAAGGTCTCCACAGGATGTGAAGACAGAAATCGCTCTATTACACTTAACACCGGAGAAACGCGTTGCTAAAAACCTAGTAAGTCCAATTCAAATCTGCAAAAACCATTATCAAAACCTAGCAAATTACAATGACCAtttaaaacctagtaagtgcatggacttactaggtttcaaaatggtcaatgtgacttactagaggtaaaatgctactgtaatttaaatattatttcgagTTCTGTTGGCTGACACTCGGTAACCATATCAAAATCTGGGGACTACATGAGTACTGATTCATATTcgattttcattttgatttttacgaggcacttttgtcaaaaaaatattttttagtgttagtaaagagcataaaacttgcaatttttaactaaatatattcttttattccataaagtatactttagtaactaatctttaatataaacatcgGAAGTTATCCAAATCTTTAAGCATCTTAGCAGGGCAAATGAAAATGCGTTTtttcgctctcctgtaaaatttgctccgctgcacttactaggttcttaaatttggctgaaacgaacgaacgaaggaatagaacaatacattttgaactgaATAACAAGGTAATTATAGTTGAAAATTGATAGTTGATTGATTATGACTCCACAATTCAATTTCACCGATGTTACGAGTACCTTGATCAAAaaagttcaaaatgtatttattttttacttctgTCCTGTTATTGCTCTAAATATTGATGGTTGAATATATTCAACCAAAAAGTAGCCTCAATTTACGCTTGAGAATACATCGGGTTCTAGAAtatgatatcaaatttaatcatcatcttcatcatcaggtcatgtCTCCACAACAGAAATACGGCCCTCTCATTTATCAGGccttaacgggactattcccacctctcgttcccaccactgcaactcctgtgtagccaggatctacagcttgaccgccacaaaaacccaaccaatgaaggtcaagtttgtccctagggaaagttaaactgtcattggactcgcaacgaaattaatcagaagaacataggaggagttcgaaattatggttcgacttccctccattgcaaagcggatgacaggtgacaaacaaaggtttaaaacctttaagaaaagattatgcactaCGGACAATGGTGGTATCAGGACTTAGCTGTCCAGATGGGTTGAGCGCGTTGATCTCATGATGATCAGaacaaatacacaaaatatagcAGGAAATCAAACCCACAACCACCGAGTCGAagtgcttaagtgaagcagcaaatcgaatgcacagcgttgaatagagctctgtgattagttcgtgtgtcacccagtGCACGCGCActctgagacctcatagtaatgtttgtgaatacgggcgttaatgttTTAATGCTAATGGTTGCTAATGTTTTGTTTAATACTTACTGGTGACTTGACTTTACTTAAGGTCATAATATGTCCCCTAGGTGAGGCAAAGGGCGTCCACaaaacagtcctccatcgcgttcggtcttgaacttcgcgtttgatctcgctgcaggtcttgccgattttcttcgcctcgttgTCGCCAAGTAGGCCAGGTCTACTTATCAGATTTGCTGTTAACCGAAGCTGAAGGAAGAGGTGATATTGAAATAACAAAATGTGATAGCTATTCAAAAAAATCTCCACTCCTTTACGGTTTGGTGGAAACCATAAAGATGTGACTGCAATATTATGGACGTTTCATCAGTAAAAATAGAGGTTTATAAAGTCTTGTTTAAATAAACCTGTAGGTAACATTCTTTTTTACGACCATCATCTTTCTTTCACATTATCACATTGTCATGTTAGTGACTATCTTAAACAAGCGGATAAAAACGTCTATGCCAATATTTACACAGGTTAATAAATGATTCTTTGCTTGTATATACCTACTATACTTTTACCTGTAATGGAACATTATGAATTCGTTGCATGTTTGTGATAGATCTCTAGTTTAGCCATTTCAGCTAGCTAAAGCGGCTCTTATAGTATAGAACTTATAGTAAAATGAATTTTGGATTAGTTTAACTACCAACTACCTAAACGCCGAACTCGTAGACTGTTAAAGAATGATTAACGGGTCCGTCATACCTATGGTAATGAACTGATAAAAAGTTAATAGTTTCAGATAAGTGTTCCTAGCTATGGAGTTTGAAAATCAGTGTAAGCGTCAAAAAGGCGATGCATAGTTTCGAGAAAACCCTCCAAGTATAACGAGCAGATTCGACAAAAAACATAGTAAGTACAATACTTGACCCGTATGCTAGCATTCCAGTGCTAGGCGATAGCTATTCGatgttttttatgcagaacaaggcaggtgttTGATTTTAAACGAGATACAGTTCAGGTTGGTGGGATACCTGccctgccctgtaagtgtctaTTCACGCGCGCCTTAAGTTGCCTGCATAATAGTGTTCGgcaaagacagcagcaggcagcgaattccagtccctagctgttcgcattataaaagggTTAATGAGCTTATTATCTCACAGGCAAAAATGGTgtacactttacatcgaataaaaagtaataaaaaatttaaaattgatactagatggcattataaaggtaaatcaggctgttgtGCCTTTACattaatgctatacaaaaatcaatttatactatctacatccgaaactatccgaaacttttgaatcggttacggtttcggatatttttttaatttcggatatccgaaagttttggttatggttacggatatccattaCATCCCTGTCACACACCTTCACCGTTGGGCTGTTTTCGCTAGTTAACTCgctgtcatttaaaaaaatgattttttgtgtaataattaGATTAGGGACAGCCTTCGCTGCCCAAAAATATGGCCAATGGGAACCGGCGGTGATACCACGTGATACGCTCCCGGCAGTCAAAATGACTGCCGGCTCTGGCACTCCTAAAGGCAACCGGCAACAGGATTGTGAAGCGCAAAAGGCTAGAGCCTTCCGAAGCCGTACTTTTTTATTACTtcatagttaatattttaaactattatgttgcattttttacctCCCGACGTCAGGAGGGTAAATatcttatttaccgttaaaaaagatattgttgcaataaatcccgtgaagtgataattttacttCATAGTTTGTTTGAATTTGTTGTCGATAGCTGCGAGTTTGTGTGTTCTACATCTTTTTGATACAAACAGTGTCTTGATAACAATTTGAACACAAAAATTATAGCTTATTGTGGTTGCAAGCCTGAACAGGTGTAGTACAGTCGTCAGCTCGAGTGGCATTCCAGCGTCTCCTCCCGCCGTTGCGTTTTACGGTATAAGTGGCATAATGCAACAGTAACTAGCAGTAATTGATCGCATTTACATTACTGGTCTTGTGGTTCCAGCAGAGACCAGAGATTAGAATAGAATCCATCTAAATTTTCCCGTACATCATGTTATTTATTCGTTTTAGAAGACGTCAAAAATTATGCGAACATGAGGTCTTCCCAACTCGTCTGGCCAGTGTGGGAAGTGTAAGCCAATACCTCTAAAATTGTCCCTGGTAAATTATCGtattcctgcagtggagacttacacccgtattcacaaacgatgcttgcttaagtgaagtggcaaatcaaacgcacagcgttgaatagaactctgtgattgtttcgtatgtgaccctgtgcgtccacacacATAGTGAGAccacataataatgtttgtgaatacgagcgttagtaacctgatgataatgaatatgggacgtccatccacaaggtggactgacgacctcataaaggtagcaggagggcgctggatgcaggccgctaccaaccgggcaatatggaaatcattgggggaggctaatgttcagcagtggacgtcctgtggctgaaacaaTGATGCAAGAAAAAACACTTAATGAAGAGAAAAACAAGTCATTCAAGTCCGTAACGAAATTAACCATCGTAACtctacaataaataaaacttaactccAGGTGCTCCAAATAGTTACAACTAaaaatttacgagtttatttataCTTAAGTTACTGCTTCACTGTGCACTGTTGTGCTTCTTAGGAAAAAATGTAAGCCGCACATCATGACGTAAGATAAGGAGGTCAGCAACCTCATTTTATGTTTCAATAATCTAGCTCTAAGGCCCCTGCTTTCTAACGGccacattttttatttcattggcTCATAATCCAAATGTTAAAACGTAAAATGTATTAACGTAATAATCGTCCCAAATAGCTTAGGAGCCATGTCGATTATACGTTAAAGGTATAGTGCTTAActcagtgtctgaggtatgaGAAGGGCACGGGAGAGTGTTTTTAATACGTCAAACGTCAGAAATAGAGATGTAAATTGACTGAATCTGACCGGTCACGATGGTCAAATACCATAAATGACCGGTCAAAAACGGTCAAATTCAGTCAATTAAAAATTTGACTTGTACTACCaccgaataatttatttatttaggtatccAATTTATATGCAATTTTAAACGAAAGAAcgttaatttgtaattaattaagaGATAATAAGACGTCATCAACGTTGACGTGCGCAGCGATGCGACATTGCCATTTACCTACGAGTATAATGCACGTGAGCGGGGTGCggggctttttttttttttttttgaagggacgcgcgctggtagcttgaggagcttttccagcttcaccgggcagagtggcgagtacagaaggtactctagccgtttggcgatagtcggtgcgcgtgccgacgaggccgagtgtgggcttcgcaaagcgaagcccaggctcgtccgcgtcggtcgcagaccgacgttcgcgatcgggccgtatcgagcgcataaggcgcccgatcagtggcgaacccaattagagggttgcccaccgcggtgttggaccaaagtccagcctacggcgggctcactctaagtgggcccgatcgaggggactacggacgcggcctgagggcgccacggtaggctcggacctcggctcaggccgtgtccgggggacggataggggagaaccggcccggtacatgtctgtaccgtccgaaatggaaagcagggcctcgtactcgccggcgagtacggtgtaacgagctactgtgttgtggagtagttggcgtgcttaaggcagtgatgtctgtgttaagaaattcggtaataggatcgtccgggtcgtctaggacatgcctaggtcgtcggtattgggcagcgacatctttctggggtgtatacgtggcggcgctaacgataagagggttcttgtggttgatcgctttatcaaagtagcggcgagaggcttctttcataaagtgatcaatcgatgggatctcgaaatctctatggagattcgtgttacgcacgaaccacggggcatccgcggctcggcgtaagaatttgttttggagggtctggaatttcttaaggtctgtgcaggaagtgtgagcaaacaccggactggcgtaagtcaacactggacggatgcaggttttgtaaattgtcaacttatttctaagtgacaatttac comes from the Ostrinia nubilalis chromosome 17, ilOstNubi1.1, whole genome shotgun sequence genome and includes:
- the LOC135079937 gene encoding proton-coupled folate transporter-like, with the translated sequence MNASTEKIYSVSELTNSKMLLTKNIKKGTWMEKSKSILKGLKCFFRETTVEPCLFVYMLCTSLSSMAVQNMHLEKSCRVHYDFGDDVCDRIRDLNTTGLEAELNQVQALVATVMAWKFPLQTAIPAVLVLFVGAWSDKYKKRKICILFPFVGEIITNSGLLLATYYFKELSLQATALIEALPAALTGSYIIIFMGMYSFMADRTTVENRTFRLGIVTIFVSFGTPTGTALSGVLLRALGYYGVFSLLLCLHVFSFVYGIFKLEDVVTEDSNVVQDETNRNKCVKLFSDVFGLVCNTVLVALRPRAMNGRMQIFLVIALYLIMVGPLYGDSQVSYLYARRKFQLNEVEYSIYGTVNILLGLVGTVFCISVLSKQMKVQDSAIGGLAGMSRIASCFVFAFAPNRSWYYSAPVFNIFSHTGLTAVRSIATKSVPTEEIAKLSALLGVTEALAPSIYMPTSSYIYISTIDNFPGAFYLFDAALTILALGFFAMIFVLVRRRNKDTVTDPKKKEEFARTNEVSRF